One genomic segment of Streptomyces sp. NBC_00239 includes these proteins:
- a CDS encoding glycoside hydrolase family 3 protein: MPYHASRRALLAAAAMAAVTAAGPASAPPSAPAPRGIRRTPDAARLRRLVGLMSPAEQVGQLFVTRVYGHSATDPDPADAQANLAQFGVRSAAEVVSAYHLGGVVYFAWAHNTRDPAQIAGLSDGLQRAALAGPAGVPLLLSTDQEHGIVARIGRPATLFPGAMALGAAGSATAAGRAARIAGAELAALGIRQDYAPVADVNVNPANPVIGVRSFGSDPAAVAALVAAQVRGYQRSGVAATAKHFPGHGDTETDSHLGLPVMRHTRAQWEELDEPPFRAAVEAGADAVMTAHIVFPALDPSGDPATLSRPIVTGILRERLGFRGVVVTDALDMAGVRQKYGDDRVPVLALKAGCDQLLNPPDLRLAVRSVLAAVRSGELSEERIAASVLRILTLKARRGLFTEPFTRPGQVSARVGSPAHLAAADEIAAGTTTLLANPDGVLPLSPAARPRLLVTGADPVSPTGTTGPPTAVLARELAALGFTTALAPTGLAPTGPAVAAAVAAARGQDAVLVLTYNVPEPEGKTDGKTDGKADGKADAAAGGTGAGAQHALVRELVATGVPVVVLAVRNPYDAARLPRTAAVLATYAWTDVELRAAARVLAGRSSPAGRLPVPVSGQFPLGHGLTY, encoded by the coding sequence GTGCCGTACCACGCCTCCCGCCGCGCCCTGCTCGCCGCGGCCGCCATGGCGGCCGTCACGGCCGCCGGGCCCGCCTCCGCGCCCCCTTCCGCACCCGCCCCCCGGGGCATCCGCCGGACGCCCGACGCGGCCCGGCTGCGCCGCCTGGTCGGACTGATGAGCCCGGCCGAGCAGGTCGGTCAACTGTTCGTCACCCGCGTGTACGGGCACAGTGCGACCGACCCCGACCCGGCCGACGCCCAGGCCAACCTGGCGCAGTTCGGCGTGCGCAGCGCCGCCGAGGTGGTCTCCGCCTACCACCTGGGCGGGGTCGTCTACTTCGCGTGGGCCCACAACACCCGGGACCCGGCGCAGATCGCGGGCCTCTCCGACGGCTTGCAGCGGGCCGCGCTGGCCGGGCCGGCCGGCGTCCCGCTGCTGCTGTCCACCGACCAGGAGCACGGGATCGTCGCCCGGATCGGCCGGCCCGCCACCCTGTTCCCGGGGGCGATGGCGCTCGGCGCGGCCGGTTCCGCCACCGCCGCCGGGCGGGCCGCCCGGATCGCCGGCGCGGAACTCGCCGCGCTGGGCATCCGGCAGGACTACGCGCCGGTCGCGGACGTCAACGTGAACCCGGCCAACCCGGTCATCGGCGTACGGTCGTTCGGCTCGGACCCGGCCGCGGTGGCCGCGCTGGTGGCCGCCCAGGTCCGCGGCTACCAGCGGTCCGGGGTCGCCGCGACCGCCAAGCACTTCCCGGGGCACGGCGACACCGAGACCGACAGCCACCTCGGGCTGCCGGTGATGCGGCACACCCGCGCGCAGTGGGAGGAGCTGGACGAGCCGCCGTTCCGCGCGGCCGTCGAGGCCGGCGCGGACGCGGTGATGACCGCGCACATCGTCTTCCCCGCGCTGGATCCCTCGGGGGATCCGGCCACCCTGTCCCGGCCGATCGTCACCGGCATCCTGCGCGAGCGCCTCGGCTTCCGGGGGGTGGTGGTCACCGACGCCCTCGACATGGCCGGCGTACGGCAGAAGTACGGGGACGACCGGGTGCCGGTGCTGGCCCTCAAGGCGGGCTGCGACCAGCTACTGAACCCGCCGGACCTGCGGCTGGCCGTCCGGTCCGTGCTGGCGGCGGTCCGGTCCGGGGAGCTGTCCGAGGAGCGGATCGCCGCTTCGGTCCTGCGGATCCTCACGCTGAAGGCGCGGCGCGGCCTGTTCACCGAGCCGTTCACCCGCCCCGGGCAGGTGTCCGCCCGGGTGGGCAGCCCCGCCCACCTGGCCGCGGCCGACGAGATCGCGGCCGGCACGACCACCCTGCTCGCCAACCCGGACGGCGTGCTGCCGCTCTCCCCGGCCGCCCGGCCCCGGCTGCTGGTCACCGGCGCCGACCCGGTCTCCCCGACCGGCACCACCGGCCCGCCGACGGCCGTGCTGGCCCGCGAGCTGGCCGCGCTCGGCTTCACGACGGCACTGGCGCCGACCGGCCTCGCCCCCACCGGACCGGCCGTCGCGGCGGCGGTGGCGGCCGCCCGCGGCCAGGACGCCGTGCTGGTGCTGACGTACAACGTCCCGGAGCCGGAAGGGAAGACGGACGGGAAGACGGACGGCAAGGCGGACGGCAAGGCGGACGCGGCGGCAGGCGGGACGGGAGCCGGGGCGCAGCACGCCCTGGTGCGGGAGCTCGTGGCGACGGGGGTGCCGGTGGTCGTGCTCGCGGTCCGCAACCCCTACGACGCGGCCCGGCTGCCGCGGACGGCCGCGGTGCTGGCCACGTACGCGTGGACCGATGTGGAACTGCGTGCCGCGGCCCGCGT
- a CDS encoding EamA family transporter has protein sequence MRPVHIALAVLVTALWGVNFVVIQIGLGEFPPLLLSALRFLAAAIPAVFLVGPPKVAWKWVVAVGLALGVAKFGLLFSGMDAGMPAGLSSLVLQVQAVFTVVFAAVALGERPGRLRIAGMAVAFAGIGVAAVDEGAYGPVAGFAMVVAAAACWGVSNVLTRKASPPDALNFMVWVCAVPILPLLLLSLLLEGPERDLAALRAMDWGGAGVVLYLAWVSTVFGFGVWGYLLRRYPASSVAPFSLLVPVFGMGSAALVLGEEVRGLRWLAALLLVGGVALTSLGPGRAAGRAAAGGTAAGPGGVTGSARAASAASPAR, from the coding sequence ATGCGCCCTGTTCACATCGCACTCGCCGTGCTGGTCACCGCCCTCTGGGGGGTCAACTTCGTCGTGATCCAGATCGGTCTGGGCGAGTTCCCGCCCCTGCTCCTGTCGGCCCTGCGCTTCCTGGCCGCGGCGATCCCGGCGGTGTTCCTCGTCGGACCGCCCAAGGTCGCCTGGAAGTGGGTGGTGGCGGTCGGACTGGCGCTGGGAGTGGCCAAGTTCGGGCTGCTGTTCAGCGGGATGGACGCGGGCATGCCGGCCGGGCTGTCCTCGCTGGTGCTCCAGGTCCAGGCGGTGTTCACGGTGGTCTTCGCGGCCGTGGCACTGGGGGAGCGGCCGGGCCGGCTGCGGATCGCGGGCATGGCCGTCGCGTTCGCGGGCATCGGGGTCGCGGCCGTCGACGAGGGGGCCTACGGCCCGGTGGCGGGCTTCGCGATGGTCGTAGCGGCGGCCGCCTGCTGGGGCGTGTCGAACGTGCTGACCCGCAAGGCCTCGCCGCCGGACGCGCTCAACTTCATGGTCTGGGTGTGCGCGGTGCCGATCCTGCCGCTGCTCCTGCTGTCCCTGCTGCTGGAGGGCCCGGAGCGGGACCTGGCGGCGCTGCGGGCGATGGACTGGGGCGGGGCCGGGGTCGTCCTGTACCTCGCCTGGGTGTCCACGGTGTTCGGCTTCGGCGTGTGGGGCTACCTGCTGCGCCGCTACCCGGCCTCGTCGGTCGCGCCGTTCTCCCTGCTGGTGCCGGTGTTCGGGATGGGCTCGGCGGCGCTGGTGCTGGGTGAGGAGGTCCGGGGGCTGCGCTGGCTGGCCGCGCTGCTGCTGGTGGGAGGCGTGGCCCTGACCTCCCTGGGGCCCGGACGCGCGGCCGGGCGGGCGGCGGCCGGGGGGACGGCGGCCGGGCCGGGGGGCGTCACGGGGAGCGCTCGTGCAGCCTCAGCCGCCAGTCCTGCCCGGTGA
- a CDS encoding LysR family transcriptional regulator, with protein MLDLSRLRALHAVSVHGSVGAAAEALGYTASAVSQQIAKLERETRTTLLERRGRGVALTEEARHLAATAQELLAIVERAETTLEERRGRPSGRLRVAAFASAARGLLPGVLAELARNHDSLEVGLTEVDPHLSMDLVAQGVTDLAVTHDWDITRLPTPEGVEQAVIGDDLCDLLVPEGHPFTRMPRVRRADLGGQRWIVQPPGQVCHDWLVRTLRGVGFQPDIAHVVAENHTQVALVAAGLGVAVMPRLGSGPLPAGAVAVPLEPVPSRRLYALWRTGAARRPAITEAVRTLQAHWPPAGYPDPHPRPRAAATRPR; from the coding sequence ATGCTCGATCTGTCCCGGCTGCGCGCCCTGCACGCCGTCTCCGTCCACGGCTCGGTCGGCGCCGCCGCCGAAGCACTCGGCTACACCGCCTCCGCCGTTTCCCAGCAGATCGCCAAGCTGGAGCGCGAGACCCGCACCACCCTGCTCGAACGCCGGGGCCGCGGGGTCGCCCTCACCGAGGAGGCCCGGCACCTGGCCGCGACCGCGCAGGAGCTCCTCGCCATCGTGGAGCGGGCCGAGACCACGCTGGAGGAGCGCCGCGGGCGGCCCAGCGGGCGGCTGCGGGTCGCCGCCTTCGCCTCCGCCGCGCGCGGCCTGCTGCCCGGGGTGCTGGCGGAACTGGCCCGCAACCACGACTCCCTGGAGGTCGGCCTCACCGAGGTCGACCCGCACCTGTCGATGGACCTGGTCGCCCAGGGGGTCACCGACCTGGCCGTGACCCACGACTGGGACATCACCCGGCTGCCCACCCCCGAAGGCGTCGAACAGGCCGTCATCGGCGACGACCTGTGCGACCTGCTGGTGCCCGAAGGCCACCCCTTCACCCGGATGCCGCGGGTCCGGCGGGCCGACCTCGGCGGGCAGCGGTGGATCGTCCAGCCGCCCGGCCAGGTGTGCCACGACTGGCTGGTGCGGACCCTGCGCGGCGTCGGCTTCCAGCCGGACATCGCGCACGTCGTCGCGGAGAACCACACCCAGGTCGCGCTCGTCGCGGCCGGGCTCGGGGTGGCGGTGATGCCGCGGCTGGGCAGCGGCCCGCTGCCGGCCGGGGCGGTCGCCGTCCCGCTGGAGCCGGTCCCTTCGCGGCGGCTCTACGCGCTGTGGCGGACCGGCGCCGCCCGCCGCCCCGCCATCACCGAGGCGGTACGGACCCTCCAGGCGCACTGGCCGCCGGCCGGCTACCCCGACCCGCACCCGCGTCCCCGGGCAGCCGCCACGCGGCCCCGCTGA